A section of the Microbacterium forte genome encodes:
- a CDS encoding prephenate dehydrogenase → MTDTTSAPTGARSSVAPRIAARLSGTVRVVGAGLLGASIGHALRAKGVDVVLADTSPAQLRLAIDYGAGRSAADDDSPVLIVVAVPPDVTADVIESELARFPHAVVTDVASVKLEPFHSLQRRGVDLTRYIGSHPLAGRERGGAISARADLFIGRPWVVCRDADTKAADLALVEALALDVGAMPLEMTPEEHDRSVALTSHVPQVIASLLAGRLAEADEGALRLSGQGVRDTTRIAASAPELWVQILGANAAPVVEILDALASDLRQVSDALREPEAPGARRVVAETIRQGNDGVERLPGKHGQNQRFESLVVMIDDTAGQLGRLFGELGELGVNVEDLRLEHSPGAQFGLAEISVEPAALHGAITGLQERGWRIAGTTND, encoded by the coding sequence GTGACCGATACGACGAGTGCGCCCACGGGGGCTCGGAGTTCTGTCGCGCCGCGAATCGCCGCCAGGCTCTCGGGCACCGTTCGTGTTGTCGGCGCCGGTCTGCTCGGTGCGAGCATCGGTCATGCGCTCCGCGCCAAGGGCGTCGATGTGGTGCTCGCCGACACGTCGCCGGCTCAGCTGCGCCTCGCGATCGACTACGGAGCCGGTCGCTCGGCTGCCGACGACGACTCGCCGGTGCTGATCGTGGTCGCCGTGCCGCCGGACGTCACTGCAGATGTCATCGAGTCCGAACTGGCTCGTTTTCCGCACGCCGTCGTCACTGACGTGGCGAGCGTCAAGCTCGAGCCCTTCCACAGCCTGCAGAGGCGCGGAGTCGACCTGACGCGCTACATCGGCTCGCACCCGCTCGCCGGACGAGAGCGGGGCGGGGCGATCTCCGCTCGCGCAGACCTGTTCATCGGACGCCCGTGGGTCGTGTGCCGTGATGCCGACACCAAGGCAGCGGATCTCGCGCTCGTCGAGGCGCTGGCTCTCGATGTCGGAGCGATGCCCCTCGAGATGACTCCGGAGGAGCACGACCGCTCCGTTGCCCTCACCTCACATGTTCCGCAGGTGATCGCCAGCCTTCTTGCCGGACGGCTCGCCGAGGCGGATGAGGGCGCGCTGCGCCTCTCCGGCCAGGGCGTGCGCGACACGACGCGCATCGCCGCATCGGCCCCTGAGCTCTGGGTGCAGATCCTCGGCGCGAACGCCGCGCCCGTGGTCGAGATCCTCGACGCCCTGGCATCCGATCTGCGTCAGGTGTCCGACGCGCTGCGCGAGCCCGAAGCTCCCGGCGCTCGGCGCGTGGTCGCCGAGACGATCCGACAGGGGAACGACGGCGTCGAGCGGCTCCCCGGAAAGCACGGACAGAACCAGCGGTTCGAGTCGCTCGTCGTGATGATCGACGACACCGCCGGCCAGCTCGGCCGTCTGTTCGGCGAGCTCGGAGAGCTCGGCGTCAACGTCGAGGATCTTCGTCTCGAACACTCACCGGGTGCACAGTTCGGCCTCGCCGAGATCAGTGTCGAGCCCGCAGCGCTGCACGGCGCGATCACCGGACTCCAGGAACGCGGCTGGCGGATTGCAGGTACCACCAATGACTGA
- the cmk gene encoding (d)CMP kinase, with protein sequence MTDFIAIDGPAGSGKSSVSKAVARALGFGYLDTGSAYRALAWHVLDRGADTADAAAVLDAVADFPVRLGLDPDDRTVRVGDVDVTDAIREPTVSGAVSGVARVPEVRDQVNRLFRTLVAEAPYPAVVVEGRDITTVVAPDAPVRILLTAAPEVRAARRAGELAGENAETVAAALHKRDASDSAVVDFLNAAEGVEVVDSTELDFTQTIDAVLAVIERTRGVHHG encoded by the coding sequence ATGACTGACTTCATCGCGATCGATGGGCCCGCCGGTTCCGGCAAGTCCAGTGTGTCGAAGGCGGTCGCCCGCGCTCTGGGCTTCGGCTACCTCGACACGGGGTCGGCCTATCGCGCTCTCGCCTGGCACGTGCTCGATCGAGGGGCCGACACGGCGGATGCTGCCGCGGTGCTCGACGCGGTCGCGGATTTCCCTGTGCGCCTCGGTCTCGACCCCGACGATCGCACGGTGCGGGTCGGCGACGTGGACGTCACGGACGCGATCCGCGAACCCACCGTCTCGGGCGCCGTCAGCGGCGTCGCCCGCGTTCCCGAGGTGCGCGACCAGGTGAACCGTCTGTTCCGCACCCTCGTGGCCGAGGCGCCCTACCCGGCTGTCGTCGTCGAGGGGCGCGACATCACCACCGTGGTGGCACCGGACGCCCCGGTGCGCATCCTTCTCACGGCTGCGCCCGAGGTGCGCGCCGCACGACGCGCCGGCGAACTCGCCGGCGAGAACGCCGAGACCGTCGCGGCCGCACTGCACAAGCGCGACGCTTCAGACAGCGCCGTCGTCGACTTCCTGAACGCCGCCGAAGGCGTCGAGGTCGTCGATTCGACGGAGCTCGATTTCACACAGACCATCGACGCCGTCCTCGCGGTGATCGAACGAACCCGAGGAGTACACCATGGCTGA
- the der gene encoding ribosome biogenesis GTPase Der → MADDEYEGGPDQLAEKMAQLDEQLAEARAETLRAGLADYDLDDEDAALLAGITMGEDGIQFFPALPVVAIVGRPNVGKSALVNRILGRREAVVEDTPGVTRDRVTYKAEWADRRFSLVDTGGWEPDARGIDRSVAAQAEVAIDLADVVLFVVDAMVGATSTDEHVVKMLRKSGKPVFLVANKIDDARQEPEAAALWNLGLGEPHPVSAIHGRGVADLLDELLKTLPDVSAVAKAEIGGPRRVAILGRPNVGKSSLLNKAAGEERVVVNDLAGTTRDPVDEIVELGGKLWRLVDTAGIRRRVHMAQGADFYASLRTSAALEKAEVGVVVLDVSESISEQDVRIIDLVLESGRALVLAFNKWDRLNDDDLENADRRRYLEREIEQDLAHVAWAPRVNISAKTGRHLDKLVPALETALTNWDRRIPTGKFNAFLAELVAEHPHPLRGGKQPRILFGTQASTRPPTFVLFTTGFLDPGYRRFIQRRLRELYEFDGTPIVINMRVREKRQR, encoded by the coding sequence ATGGCTGACGACGAATACGAAGGCGGCCCCGACCAGCTCGCCGAGAAGATGGCGCAGCTCGACGAGCAGCTCGCCGAAGCGCGTGCCGAGACACTGCGCGCGGGCCTCGCCGACTACGACCTCGACGATGAAGATGCCGCGCTGCTCGCCGGCATCACGATGGGCGAGGACGGCATCCAGTTCTTCCCCGCACTGCCGGTCGTCGCGATCGTCGGTCGCCCGAACGTCGGCAAGTCGGCGCTCGTGAACCGCATCCTCGGACGCCGTGAGGCCGTCGTCGAGGACACACCCGGTGTGACCCGCGACCGCGTGACGTACAAGGCCGAGTGGGCCGACCGTCGCTTCTCGCTCGTCGACACCGGAGGCTGGGAGCCCGACGCGCGAGGCATCGACCGCTCGGTCGCCGCGCAGGCAGAGGTCGCGATCGACCTCGCCGACGTCGTGCTGTTCGTCGTCGATGCGATGGTCGGCGCCACGTCGACCGACGAGCATGTCGTGAAGATGCTGCGCAAGAGCGGCAAGCCCGTCTTCCTCGTCGCGAACAAGATCGATGACGCCCGTCAGGAGCCCGAAGCGGCAGCCCTGTGGAACCTCGGTCTCGGCGAGCCGCACCCCGTCTCGGCCATCCACGGTCGTGGTGTGGCCGACCTGCTCGATGAGCTGTTGAAGACGCTCCCCGATGTCTCGGCCGTCGCGAAGGCGGAGATCGGCGGACCGCGTCGCGTCGCGATCCTCGGTCGCCCGAACGTCGGCAAGTCGTCGCTGCTCAACAAGGCCGCCGGCGAAGAGCGCGTGGTCGTCAACGACCTCGCAGGAACCACCCGCGATCCGGTCGATGAGATCGTCGAGCTCGGCGGCAAGCTGTGGCGTCTGGTCGACACCGCCGGCATCCGTCGCCGCGTGCACATGGCGCAGGGTGCCGACTTCTACGCCTCGCTGCGTACGTCAGCCGCGCTCGAGAAGGCCGAGGTCGGTGTCGTCGTCCTCGACGTGTCCGAGTCGATCAGCGAGCAGGACGTCCGCATCATCGACCTGGTGCTCGAGTCCGGTCGTGCGCTCGTGCTCGCGTTCAACAAGTGGGATCGTCTGAACGACGACGATCTCGAGAATGCCGATCGTCGCCGCTACCTCGAGCGCGAGATCGAGCAGGACCTGGCGCACGTCGCCTGGGCTCCGCGCGTGAACATCTCGGCGAAGACCGGCCGTCACCTCGACAAGCTGGTGCCCGCGCTCGAGACCGCGCTCACGAACTGGGACCGTCGCATTCCCACGGGCAAGTTCAACGCGTTCCTCGCCGAGCTGGTCGCCGAGCACCCGCACCCGCTGCGCGGAGGCAAGCAGCCGCGCATCCTGTTCGGCACGCAGGCATCGACTCGTCCGCCGACGTTCGTGCTGTTCACGACCGGGTTCCTCGACCCCGGGTACCGTCGATTCATCCAGCGTCGCCTGCGCGAGCTGTACGAGTTCGACGGAACGCCCATCGTCATCAACATGCGGGTGCGCGAGAAGCGTCAGCGCTGA